GAACTTCGGGTCGGTCGACGGCGATTCCGCGGCCGCGATGCGATACACTGAATGTCGTCTCAGCAAGATAGCCGAGGAGATGCTGCTTGACATCGACAAGGAGACGGTCAACTTCGTGGACAACTTCGATGGGAGCCTCAAGGAACCAGAGGTCCTTCCCGCGAAGCTACCGAATCTGATACTCAACGGAGCGTCGGGAATAGCGGTCGGGATGGCCACCAACATGCCTCCCCACAACCTCAAGGAGACCGTGGATGCCATAGTGCATCTCATAGATCACCCCGATGCCGAGGTGATCGACCTCATGCAGTTCATAAAGGGACCTGACTTCCCCACGGGGGGAATTTTGTATGGTGTAGGTGGCATCCTTGAGGCCTACCAGACAGGAAGGGGCAAGCTCCGGGTCCGTGCAAGGACGGAGATCGAGGAGCACGAGGGCAGGACAAGGATCATCGTCAGAGAGATACCTTATCAGGTGAACAAGTCCAAGCTGATAGAGTCGATAGCTGACCTGGTGAAGGACAAGAAGGTCGAGGGCATCACGGACCTGCGCGACGAGAGCGACAGGCAGGGGATGCGCATCGTCATCGAGCTGAGGAAGGACATTCAGCCGGACATAGTGCTGAACCACCTGTTCAAGCAGACCCAGCTCGAGTCGGGATTTGGTGTGATAAACCTAGCGCTGGTGAACAATGAGCCCAAGGTCCTGACCCTCAAGGAGCTGCTCCAGAATTACATCGCTCATCGGCACGACGTCGTGGTGAAAAGGACCAGGTATGAGCTGGCACAGGCAAGGAAGCGCGAACATATACTCATAGCGCTGATCATGGCCGTGGACGCGATAGACGAGACCCTTGCGATCATCAGGGGTTCCGGGACCCCCGAGGAGGCAAGGAACGGCCTCATGACGAGGTTCGGGATCGATGAAGAACAGGCGAAGGCCATACTGGACATGCGCCTGCAGAAGCTGACGGGCCTGGAGATCGAAGAGCTGAGGAACGAGTTCGCCGACCTCGAGAGGACCATCGCCGACCTGTTGGACATATTGGCGAACGAGAGCAGGGTCTACGGCATCATCAAGACAGAGCTGCAAAAGCTGAAGGAGGAGTTCGGGGACGAGCGGAGGACCGAGATAGTGGCAGACGCCAGGGACCTGGAGGACGAGGACCTCATCCCGAACGAGGACATGGTCGTCATGGTGACCCAGGATGGTTATATCAAGCGCGTCCCGCTCGACACCTACAAGCAGCAGAGGCGTGGCGGCATAGGCCTCATGGGAATGGAGACCAAGGAAGAGGATTTCGTCACTGACATGTTCGTCACGCTCACCCACAATTTCCTTTTGTTCTTCACGAACAAGGGACGCGTGTACAGCCTCAAGGCCTACAAGCTCCCGGTCGGATCGCGCCAATCGAAAGGCAAGGCGATCATCAATCTCCTGCCCAAGCTCGAGGACGGCGAGAAGGTCATGGTGACCATGCCCGTGGAGAAAATATCTGCTGTAGAGCGGTACCTGGTCTTCGCGACGAAGAACGGCATCATAAAGAAGACGCCATTGGAAGCCTACTCGAACATACGCTCGTCGGGCATAATAGCGATAAGCCTTGAGCAGGGCGATGAGCTTGTGGACGTGAAGATCACCGACGGGACGAAGGAGATAATCCTCGCGACGAAAGAAGGCCAGGCCGCAAGGTTCGAGGAGACGCAGGTGCGTCCGATGGGCCGACCGGCGCATGGCGTCATCGGCATAAGGATGGATGATGGCGACGAGGTCGTCTCCATGGCGGTGGTCACCCCAAGGTCGATGCTCCTCACGGTCACGGAGAACGGTTATGGGAAGATAACCCCGGTGGGAAAATGGGAACCTACGGACGAGCACGACGTCTATCGTAAGACCAACAGGGGCGGAAAAGGGGTCATCACAATCAAGACCGATGAAAGGAACGGAAAGGTCGTCAGCGTCATGGAGGTCGAGGATGAGGACCAGCTGGTCGTCGCCTCCAAGTCAGGCAATG
This genomic window from Methanomassiliicoccales archaeon contains:
- the gyrA gene encoding DNA gyrase subunit A, translated to MKKCYIDYAMSVIVGRALPDVRDGLKPVHRRILYAMYDMGIASNKPHKKSARVVGDTLGRYHPHGDTAVYDSLVRMAQPFSLRYMLIDGQGNFGSVDGDSAAAMRYTECRLSKIAEEMLLDIDKETVNFVDNFDGSLKEPEVLPAKLPNLILNGASGIAVGMATNMPPHNLKETVDAIVHLIDHPDAEVIDLMQFIKGPDFPTGGILYGVGGILEAYQTGRGKLRVRARTEIEEHEGRTRIIVREIPYQVNKSKLIESIADLVKDKKVEGITDLRDESDRQGMRIVIELRKDIQPDIVLNHLFKQTQLESGFGVINLALVNNEPKVLTLKELLQNYIAHRHDVVVKRTRYELAQARKREHILIALIMAVDAIDETLAIIRGSGTPEEARNGLMTRFGIDEEQAKAILDMRLQKLTGLEIEELRNEFADLERTIADLLDILANESRVYGIIKTELQKLKEEFGDERRTEIVADARDLEDEDLIPNEDMVVMVTQDGYIKRVPLDTYKQQRRGGIGLMGMETKEEDFVTDMFVTLTHNFLLFFTNKGRVYSLKAYKLPVGSRQSKGKAIINLLPKLEDGEKVMVTMPVEKISAVERYLVFATKNGIIKKTPLEAYSNIRSSGIIAISLEQGDELVDVKITDGTKEIILATKEGQAARFEETQVRPMGRPAHGVIGIRMDDGDEVVSMAVVTPRSMLLTVTENGYGKITPVGKWEPTDEHDVYRKTNRGGKGVITIKTDERNGKVVSVMEVEDEDQLVVASKSGNVQRIIASEIRKTGRVAMGVRIMRLKEEGDKVIAVARLAGRKEEQKVVETESKGDRLLPDIPEEPGGRSDTGEDD